The Candidatus Omnitrophota bacterium region TTTGACCTGTATGCCGAGAGATCTCATCGCCTTGGCCGTCCCTCCCGTCGACAATATTTCGACGCCGAACCTGTCCAACACCCTTGCCAGATCCTCCAATCCCGTCTTATCCGATACGCTTATCAACGCCCTCTTTATCTTCACCTCTTTACTCCTTTTTATTTTTTCCTTTTCACCCTATACCCCATACCCTAAACCCTATACCCCGACTGCCCATTACCCACCCTATTTTTTCGCCTTCCCCTGGTTCGCCACCGCCTCCATGGCCTTCTTCACCTCTTCGGGATCGCCCAGATAATAACTCTTGAGCGGCTTCAGCCGTTCATCCAGCTCATATACGAGCGGAAGCCCAGTCGGGATATTCAATCCGACGATAGCCTCGTCCGATATGTTGTCTAGATACTTGACCAGGGCGCGCAGGCTGTTACCGTGCGCAGCTATTATCACGCGCTTGCCCGATCTCACCACCGGAGCGATCGTGCGCTGCCAGTACGGGAGGAACCTCTCCACGGTATCCTTCAGGCATTCTGTGACCGGCAGCTCTTTTGCGGTCAATTCCCTGTAGCGCGGGTCATTGCCCGGATACCGCGGGTCCTTCTCTTCCAGGGCCGGAGGCCGGATGTCATAGCTCCTCCTCCAGGTCAGGACCTGCGCTTCGCCGTATTTGGCCGCCGTCTCGGACTTGTTCAGCCCCTGCAGGGCCCCGTAGTGCCGCTCGTTCAGGCGCCATGAATTGTAGACCGGTATCCACATGAGGTCCATGCCGTCGAGAGTGACCCACAGCGTCCTGATAGCCCTCTTGAGCACCGACGTGAATGCGACGTCGAATACGAACTTCTCCTTCGCCAATACCTCTCCCGCCTTCTTCGCCTCAGCCAGGCCCTTGTCGGAGAGGTCCACATCGGTCCATCCGGTGAACCTGTTCTCCTTGTTCCAGACACTCTCACCGTGTCTCAGAAGCACCAGTTTCGTCATACGCTTTTTCTCCTTCTATCCGAAGTTTCAGGAAGATGATTATAACACAGAATCGGCCGGAACGCAAACGACGCCGTTCCTAAAGCAGCGCGCTCGATACGGTGTCACAGAAGAGGAACCCTTTCCGCTTCAGGCATATGCCGGATGGGACATTATCCGTCTTTTTGTACTTGATCAGGTCCTTTTCCAGCAGGTCCGCGATCGCCTTCTTCCCGAATTTTTCGAGATCGAACCCCGTCTTTTCCGCGAACCACTTGAAATCGATACCGTCCTTAGTCCTTATCTTCAGCGCGGCCGTCTCCCGGGCCCTCTTCTCCGGAGACAACTTCTCGCTCGATCCTGCCGTGGAGGCCCCTTCCAGCGACAGTTTTATATATGCGCCGACATCTGCGATATTCTTGCTCCTGACCCCGTCGATATACGATACTGCCGAAGGCCCTATTCCCACATACGGCCCGTTCTCCCAGTAATTCATATTATGCGCGCACCGGCGGCCTTCTTTTGCGAAATTGGAGATCTCATACTGGCTGAACCCGCGGACCGCAAGACGGTCTATCGCGAATTCATACATCGATGCCGCGGCATCGTCCTCCAGCGGGTTCACGCTCCCGTTCCGGACAGCAGAGAATAACGGCGTCCCCTTCTCGTATGTCAACGCGTAACAGGATATGTGCGCCACCGGCATGCTGACCGCCTTTTCGAGGTCCTTTTCCCAATCCCCGGCAGTTTCGCCCCATACGCCGAATATGATATCTATGCTCAAGTTGACGAACCCTCTTCGCGCAGCCATCATGACCGAATCTTCCGCCGCACGCGACGAGTGGATCCTGCCCAGGGCCTTAAGTTTCCTGTCCCTGAAGGACTGTACGCCGATGCTCAGGCGGTTCACGCCGCAATCGGACAGTATCCTCAATTTCTCATCGTTTATGCTCTCCGGGTTCGCCTCCACCGTGAACTCCGAATGGCTGCCGGCCCTCTTCCGCCCGAGCGCCCTCAGGAGCCGTTCCAGCGGGTCCCTGTCAAGCGCCGTGGGCGTCCCGCCGCCGACATAGATAGTGGAAAAACCGCCGGCGAGTCCCTCTATCCGCGCAACGGCTGTCCTTATATACTCTGATGCAAGGCCGGCATCGCATATAACGCTGTAGAAATCACAGTAGATGCACTTTCTCTTGCAGAACGGTATGTGTACATAAAGGGACGTCGTCATACAGGGATATATTATAAAAGAAAACGGATGATTATTCCAGAGGGATATAAAATGAAAGAGGCGCCTTTTCCAAGGCGCCTCTTTACTATATTAAAAACTACAGCTCTTATTTCTTCATCTTATTCAGGAAATCCTGCATCGCCTTCCCGGCTATCTCCTTGCAGCCGAGACCGAATGCGATCGCTATACCCAGACCTATCGCGGCCAGAATGACATTGACCGCCAGCGCGATCAGGGCCGTCGCTATATTCAGCTGCTCAACGGCTATGATTATCGCGAATATGATCAATACCGTCTGAGTCACCTGTCCCAGCATCTTCGCGCCGTCTATCCCCGCGTTCGAGGCAGAGGTGCGGACTATCGTTGAAACGAAGCCCGCAAGGAACGATCCGAGGACGAGGACGAATATCGCCGCCAGTATATTAGGCACATATTCGACCAGCCTTGATATCAGGGCCGCTGCCACGGTAAGGTTCAGCGCATTAAGGGCCGTCGCAATGACGATCAGGATCACGAGCCAGTACACGATCGCTCCGATAAGCTCCGAAAGCGTCGCCTTTATATCGCCCTTTGCAAGGATATTAGATACACCGGCCTTATCGCTCGCTACGTCAAGGCGTACCGCCTTGAGCACCCTTACGGTCACCGCTTCTAGCAATTTTGCGATCAGCCATCCTACAACGAGGATCAGGATCGCCCCTATTAATGTGGGAATATAACTCCATATTTTAATGAGCATCGCCTTTACGGGATCAGCAACAACTACGGTCATCCAATTCATACTTCACCCCCTTTTTTTATGCTTCGATCGCGCCCAAGCATAAAAAGGCATACCTTGGGCATATCGAAGGAATTTATTTATTATAAAGTTTACCACAAAATCCTGTTTTGACAAGGTCTTGCGCTAAAATTTATATTATCCGCACCTTACCCGCACTTGGAATAGCCGCAGGACTTGCAGACCATACACCCTTCAATATGCCATAAGGCGCTGCCGCAATCCGGACATACGCCTACTATATTACCTGTCTTTAAAGCGGTATCTTTGGCGCCTGCCGCGCGCGTTTCACCCTGCTCTATGGCCGCAGAGGGGGCCGCGGGACCGCCTGACTGCTCATAAGAGAAGGCCTTGGTCTCCTGGACAGGGCCCGCCTTTATACCCTGGATCCTCCGCTCCACAGCGCGCGCTATTGCATCGCTGCAGGAAAAGATCCTTCCGCCCTTCTCCCAGCTGGGGGACGGGCACCGGATGCCCCTGAGCTGCTCTATTATGGAATTTATCTCTATTCCGCTCCTGAGGGCCAGCGAAACGAGGCGCCCTATAGCCTCAAGCTGGCTCATGGCGCAGCCGCCCGCCTTACCCATAGACATGAATACTTCAAACGGAAGCCGCTGCTCATCTTCGTTTATGGTAATGTACAGGTTACCGCACCCGGTCGCGATCTTTGAGGTCGTTCCCGTGGTCACGGGAGGCCTCGGCCTGGGTATTATCTTCGCGGGGGCGGCCTTCTTATCTGTCCCGTGCGGGGCCGAGGGCTTGCTCAGAACCTGCTCGTCCCTTGACCTGTCACGGTAGATGGTCACACCCTTACAGCCGGTCTCGTAAGCGAGCATATAGACTTCCTTCACATCCTCGATCGATGCATCATGGGGAAAATTGACCGTCTTCGAAACGGCGTTGTTGGTGTATTTCTGGAATGCGGCCTGCATGCGGATATGCCATACGGGCGTTATGTCATGTGCCGTGACGAATACATCCTTCACATCCTGGGGTATCTCATCGAATTCCCTGATGCTCCCTTTCTGCGCTATCAGCTGCATCAATTCCGGAGAGTAGAAGCCCCGCTTTTCGGCGACCTCCCTGAAATAAGGGTGGACCTCCACAAGCTTCACGTTGTCCATGATGTTCCTGATATACGATATGGCAAATACGGGTTCTATGCCGCTTGACGAATTGGATATTATGGATAACGTGCCTGCAGGCGCTATGGTGGTAAGCGTCGCGTTCCTGAGCGGACGCGCACCCGGGAGGTCGTATACACTGCCTTTAAAATTGGGGAATGCGCCCCGCTCCGCCGCAAGGTCCTCCGACGCGCGTGTCGCTTCATCGAGGATGAACTTCATCACCTTCTCGGCAAGATGTATGGCCTCTTCGGAATCGTACCGCATGCCGAGCATCAGCAGCATGTCGGCAAAACCCATGACGCCGAGCCCTATCTTACGGTTCGATTTGGTAGTATCCTCTATCCTCTTGAGCGGATAGGCGTTCATATCTATGACGTTGTCAAGGAAGTGCACGGCCTTTCTCGCCGTCTCGCCGAGCAGGTTCCAGCTTACCTCGCCGTCGCATACCATCCTGGATAAGTTTATCGAACCGAGGTTACAGCTCTCGTACGGCAGGAGCGGCTGTTCGCCGCACGGATTCGTCGATTCGATCTCTCCGGCCTTCGGTGTGGGGTTGTATCTGTTTATCCTGTCCAAAAATATGATGCCCGGTTCTCCGTTCTTCCACGCCATCTTTACCATCAGGCTGAATACATCCCTGGCGTTCAGTTTAGAGATCGGTTTTTTCGTATGCGGGTCGATAAGGTCGTACTCCTCGCCGCGTATCGCCTTCTTTATAAAATCTTCCGTGACGGCTATCGATATATTGAAGTTGGTGATCTCTTTGTCGTTCTCTTTGCAGGATATGAATTCGAGGATATCCGGATGGTCGACCCGGAGTATCCCCATATTCGCGCCGCGGCGCGTCCCTCCCTGCTTCACCGCCTGTGTGGCCGCGTTGAAGACCTTCATAAAAGAGACCGGGCCGCTCGATACGCCGCCCGTGGAACGGACCGGAGAATTTTTTGCGCGCAGACGCGAGAAGCTGAAACCGGTACCTCCGCCGGATTTATGTATCATCGCGGTATCTTTGATGGCCCCGAATATGGACTCCATCGAATCTTCTATCGATAGCACGAAACAGGCCGACAGCTGCTGCAGGTCCCTGCCGGCATTCATCAATGTGGGCGAGTTCGGCAGGAACTCCAGCTTCGTCATCATCTCGAAAAACTCTTCTTCGCTCTTTGCCGCCGTCTCCTTATCATTACAGTAGTATAAGTCCGCCGTCGCTATGTTCTTTGCTACGCGACGGAACATGTCTTCAGGCGTTTCGAGCGGTTTACCCGAATCGTCCCGTTTCAGGTAGCGTTTCTCCAGCACCTTCTTCGCGTTTTCGGAAAGCGCGGAGTTCACATCTATCGGTTTTCCCATATCACTCCTCCCGGTATTTTTCGACGTAAAAGATTATATCACATCCGGACAAAAAGTCAAGGACAAATACCATATATTGTGGGTATGTGGTGCTGACTATACAATTAGTAGTGGTATTCGAGGGCACTTAGAGAGAACCTTATGGCGTATTATCTATGAATCCGGACCGTTCAGTATCGACAAAAAACCCCCGGCGCATATGCTTTCTCGGACACCAGGGGGTTTTTATTCATCGTCTATATAAAAAGAGTTGCCTTCTTACTTCTTCTCTTCTTTTTTGGAAGCGGCCTCGTCCCTTATCTCACTGATACCTGCGATAACCGCTATTATGCCGCCGAATATCAGCATGGCCGGTATGGAACCTTTCAAGACAAGGAGAAAATCGCTCCACCATCCGATAAGTCCGGCAAATCCAAGAAGCGCAACGATGGCACCTATGATAACGCTCAGATATTTTCCCATCATCTCACCTCCCATCCTTAAGCAAAAAGGATAATAACACAAACGGATTTCCTAAGCAAGTAAAAAATCATTGATCTGCGCTTCCGGCGGCGCCGGTCCTGCGTTTCCTGAATTTTTCGGTCACCTGAAAGTGGATATACCGTCCGAGCATGAGGCGCGTCTGTGCGTCTATCGCGGGTATGGAACCGATCGTCGCCGCGATAAGCGGCGCCAGGAGCCATTGCGCGACCATGATGAGGTACGTGGCGCGCCTCACACCCTTGGGCCGCGGAGGCAGGAGACGTATGCTGAGGACCATACATATAAAAAGCGTGACCGCGGTGACCCTGAAGAGCGCCGCCGTTACGCTCGGGAGGTTGTATCCGATGGCCGTCTGCCTGAAGAGCACACCGCCGAGCAGGAGCGGCAGAGGCGTTATGAAAGTTATTATGACGGCCCACACCGCCCAGGTGTAGTGGCTCTCCAGGAGGTGGAATGCCCGCCTGATCTTCCTCCGGAGAGGTATCCTGTTCGGCTTCATGAAGGCCGTCATCACGTAAGGGAAATTCTCGACGCCCCATGCCCACCGCCTCTTCTGTTTATACTGCTTTATTATGGTCGGTATGATGCCCTTTGCGGTGGCGACGTCGAGAGAGACGGTCACGTACATGGGTATGACGGAATAGTCCCCGTCGAAATGGAGGAAACACTTCCAGTATATGGCGGAATCGTCGGATATCATATCTACGGGCCAGTAACCGACCTTGACGAGCGTCTTGAAGCTCATACTGTGGCTGGAGAAGGTGACGAACTTCTCCAGCCGCATCGTCTCGATCATCTGCATGAAGCTCGAACCGAGCTCTAAAAGACGCGCTATCGAACGGGCGTGCCAGATGTTATTATTGTAGACGGGTATCGGCTGGTAGCTGGCGTGGGTGCGTTTCGGATTCGTGAGATAGTGATAAGCGAGACAGCCGAAGTACTCGCGTTCGGCGCACGTGTCCGCGTCGAAGCAGGACATGATGACGCTTTCGTAATCCACCTTCCGGGGATCGAGGAACTCTTTAAGCGCCCGCGCCCCCCATGACGCATTGGCGCCCTTCGCCTTGACCTCGCCTGCCAGATTGTCGGGGTGCCTCACAAGGAGGAACGCGAAGAACTCTTTTTCGAACTTCGCCTTGAGCGCCTGCGCGTCTTTCCATACGGTCTCGCCGGCCCTCTCCTCCACGCTGAAGATGACGATCATCTTCTTCTTTGGATAATTGGCCTCTATGAGGGAACGGACCGAAGGCGTCAATATCTCCGGCCCTTCCTTATATATAGGGAACAGGATGGCCTGATATATATCCTCATATCTCATGCCGTTGACCGTGCCCAGGGAAGCGCACCGTTCGATCCAGTCGATCTTCTTCTCTTTACCCAGCCGCCTGTAAGCGAAGAGGAGAAGCGTGGTAAGGTACCCCACCCTTATGGCCCAGTACAGGTCGAATATTATTATGAAGATGGCGACCCAGACCGGCCTTATGATGGCCAGGACGAAGAGCGAGATGAGCGTCGTCCATGTCATAAGGCCTGGTATTATCTCGAAAAGGCGTCTGTAAGATCTATCTCTTTTCATCGGGCTCATCGAACTCTTTTTTGAACCTCTGCATAAGCTGGCTGAAGAATTTTTGCCTGAGATCCAGCCGGTGGAGAAAAGGTTTCCCCCATGCATCTTCGCTGTCCGTAAAGTAGAGAGAGTCGTTATTATCATCATAAAAAAGGCCGCGGGGTGATTTATAAAATTTGTACAGCATCACCGCGTTCTCCGCCTCGTTCCCGCTCAGTTCGACCACGTTGATGTCCTTCTCGGTAACGAAGACGACGTGGTTCGACTCCGAATACCAGAATACGCTTATTATGGAAGAAGACGTCTCTACGAGCTTCTCTACGGTGGCCGATTCCTCGCCGGTCGATACGCCGTCTTTATATCCAAGGCGCACGATCCATATGACATGATCGGTAAAATAAAAGAATTTTTGTCCGTCCGGGGAGAACCTCTTCCCCCGTATCCGGGAAGGCCATTCCGTATAGAGCGAAATTTTTTTATCGCCTGAGCCGTCTATATTTGCCTTCACCAGGCCGGCATCGGTCATATAATATATCGCGCTCTTATTGTCCGATATTATGAAGTCCCTGACCCCGTGCCCTCCTATCTTCTTCATATCCTGTTTGAGCGGGAACAGGACTATGTCATCGGCCTTGGTGACCATATTGGGGCTGACGGTCACATCCTTCTGCCACGGATAGAAACCGTCCCTACGGACCTCTATACGGTAAGTCCCGGGCTTCAACTTCTCTATCCTTGCCGGAGTGACGTCCCGGATCTCCTCCCCGTTGAGATATATCGCCGCCCCCGAAGGCTGGCTCTTTATGTAGATGATGCCCGTCTTATATATCTTAAAGGCGTGGAAATCTATGGAATACCCGAGGGAATACGACAGGACGATAGGGGCGAGCGCGAAAAATAACGATACGGAAAAATAGAAGGCCACGGCCCTCTTTATCCTGTCGCTTATGTGCATATCACTCTCCGCCCATGATCGGCCTAAGGCCGGTGACGCTGTAGATGAGCTTAAGGTTCGACACATCCTTCACGTGGCGCACCTCCTTCACGAATGAGCATAGCGCAGTGCCGGCCAATCTCAGGATACCCGATATGAGGAAAAGGGTCAAGAGCTTATATCCGAATAGAGGCGGCAACGTATTCGCGAGATATCCGCCGATGGCGGCGCCGAAAAAGATAGCTATGCCGTTCACGACGCTGAAATAAGCTATGCAGCGGGTGCGCTTTTCAGGCGTCACGGCGTCATATATGAAGTTCGACACGCTGAGGTTGAAACCGGACCAGAAGAACCCGGAAAATATCTGGATGAGTATGAGATAGACTATGTTGCTGGAGAAGAGCCAGAGCACCGGTATCACCGGGAAGAAGATGGATGTGACCCTCAGCACCCTTCTGTTCCCGACATGGTCGGCATGCCGGCCCCACGCGTTCATCAGGGAGATTATGGTCAGCGTCGACGCCATGCTGACGATCGCGTACTTTAAATAATTGAACCCGAGGTCACGCAGCATATAGACGGCGAAGAAAGGAGATGCCAGGAATACCGCAAAATTTGTAGCGGCCGCGAAGACGACGAACCGCCCGAAGTTCGCCTTTGGTATGCGTTTCAAAAAATCTATCAGCGTGAAACGGTGTTCATCTTTTATTATGAGGGGCGGCTCGTACATCCTCGTAAGAAAATACCACGAGCAGATCCTCGAGAGAAAGGCGACGGCGAATATGATGGTGAACCCCGCATAACCGGACCCCTTAAACAGATACAGCACGAACCCTGCCCCGAATATGCTGGATACGTTTATGATACCGAAGAGGCGGTTACGCCAGCCGAAGACCTTGCCGCGCTCTTCGGCCGGCACGTGGTCCGCCATGATGCTCGACCACGGCGGGAACGAGACGGCCCCTATCGAAACGAGGGCCGTATAAAATAGAACAAGATACGGGACGCGGTGCAGCTGGAACACGTACGGTATGGCGATGATGGGAAGCCACATGAGCGCATGAACGAGCACCGCCGTTGTCATGACGGCCTTCCGCGAACCGAACCTTTCGGAAAGATGCGGAGAATAGCTTTGGAGGAGGGAACCGACCAGGCCGGGTATGGAAGCGAGTATACCTATAAGGCCTACGCTCGAGCCCATGGCTATGGCGTAAGGCGTTATAAAATAGTCGCCGATGCCCTGGTTGACGCTTGCGAATATCCCGTCTTTCAGCGAATAGTTTAAACTCTTCTTTATCTTCTGCTCCATACCCTATACCCTATACCCTGACAGTCTATCTCTTCCCTATACCCCGCCACTACATCCTCGCTATCCTGAGCTGCCCACATCCCGCATCGATATCCTCACCCTTGGACTTACGATGCGTTACTTGCACGGATCCCGCCTTCAGGGTTTCGATGAAGAGCTTTATCTCGCGCGCGGAGGGCGGCTCGAACCCCTTCGCCTTTATCTGGTTATAGGCTATGGTATTTACCTTGCAATTGAGCCCTTTGAGCAGAGAGACGAGCTTCAGGGCATCGTCTTCGGAGGAGTTTATACCTTTCAGCAGTACATATTCGAAGGTCACGATACGGCCCGTGACGGCGGTATATTCCCTGCAGGTATCTATCAGTTCCGCCAACGGGTACTTAGTATTTATAGGCACCAGCCCGGACCTCACACGGTCATCCGCCGAATGGAGGGAGACCGAGAGTTCTACCTGGATACCCTCTTCCTCCAATTTCTTTATCTTTGGGATCATACCGCATGTCGATATGGTGATCTTCCTGGCCCCTATGCCGAACGCGTCTTTGTCATTAAGGACCCTAACCGCTTTCATCAGGTTGGCGTAATTGTCGAGCGGCTCTCCGATCCCCATGAAGACAAGGTTGGTAAGCCCAGGGAGCGGGTTCTTCTCTTTTACGGACAGGACTTCGTCGATGATCTCCGAGGCGCGCAGGTTCCTGACGAACCCGAACGGCGCGCTGGCACAGAAACTGCATCGGAATTTGCAGCCGACCTGGGACGAGAGGCATATCGTCCCCCGGCGGCCTTCGGGTATGAAGACCGTCTCTATGGTATTCCCGTCTTCCAGTTTGAAGAGATATTTGACGGTGCCGTCCGCGGAAGAACGCCTGGAATCGAGCAGGACGAGCCGTGTTATATGGAATGCCTCTTTCAGCTTCCGGCGCAGGTCCTCGGGCAGGTCGCTCATCTTGTCGAACGAGCCCGCGCCGCGCTTATAGAGCCAGCTCCATACCTGCGCGGCCCTGTACCGCCGGGCGCCGAGCTTCTCGAGGGCATCCTCAAGCTCTTTCTTCGAGAGGTCTTTTATATCGATCTTTTTCATCATCAGCTATCAGCTATCAGCTATCAGCAAAAACTTAAAAGCTGAAAGCTATCAATCGATCTTCTTCTTCGTGAAGACCTTGTAAAAGCAGAACGCGGTCAGGGCGAGTATGAAGATCCATGATGCTGCAAAAAATATCCAGCCGGAGATCTTCATGACCTCGCCCTCCCCTTCTTCCGCCAGGCGATCCTGACCATCACCGATAACGTGACGAATATGAATATGAGGAACCACCTAGTCGCGATTATGAACGGCCTGTCCGCCGGCGCAACGTTCTTCATAAGGACCGTTGGGATGCCTTCCTGGAATATCCAGGATCCCAGTATAAGTAATAAGAAGAGGGGCGTTATATATTTTATTATGAATCTGTATATCCCGGGTATCACCATGTCGGCGCCGTGGTGTATCTCCTGCCATGCCTTCTCCATGCCGAAAACCCACGCAAAGAGGACCGTCTCTACGGTCGCGAAGAGCACCAGGCAGAAGGTGCCGCCCCAGAAATCGAGCTCATTGACCACTCCCCTGCCCAGGAAGAATATCGCCGGCTGGCAGAGGATGAAGGTGGCGATACCGAAGATCTTCACCGCCCTCGCCCTGGAGATGTTAAATTCGTCCTCCAGGAATGCGACGGCCGGCTGGGCAAGGGATATGGACGAAGTTATGCCGGAGAGGAAGAGGAGGAGGAACCAGAAACATCCGAAGAGGGCGCCGCCCAAAAGTCTTTGAAATATCAGAGGCATCGTCACGAACCCGAGATTGAACGCGCCGCTTTTGGCTATCGGGCCGATATCGAGCGGTCCGAAGAAGACGAATGCCGCCGGGATGATGATGCTTCCGCCTATTATCACCTCCGCGACCTCGTTGGTGCTCACAGCGGAAAGGCCCGAAAGCACGACGTCATCCCCTTTGGAAAGGTAGCTGGCGTACGTCAATATCACCCCTATCCCTACGCTCAGGGTGAAGAATATCTGCCCCGCGGCGGCAAGCCACACCCTGGCGCTTTTTAATGCGCTGAAGTCCGGGTTCCATAAAAAACCGAGGCCGTTGATGATATTCCAGGCGGGTTTCGCCGGGTCGGGTGTGCCTATGGTAAGCACCCTCACCATAAGTATGATGCCGAAGATGAAGAGTAAAGGCATGGCTATCTTACAAAGCCTTTCTATCCCGCCTTTTATGCCGTAATATATGACGGTTATATTCGCCAGGAAGGTTATGATGAAGAAGGTGTAGGCGCTCAGTAGCCCGGAGAAGTATCCGTTATTCTCCAGTCCCTGGAAGCCCCTCAGAAAGGCCTGCATGTCGCCCTGCGCAGCCGCGCCGGCGTACTTTCCGGTGAGGCTGTAAAAGCTGTAGGCGAGCGTCCACGATTCTATATATGTGTAATATATGAATATGACGAGCGGCCCGAAGATCCCTATGACACCGAAGTACTTTATGAAACGGTTCTTCTCCCACATCGTATGGAATATGCCGGGGGCCGTGCCGTGCTCGAAACCGCCGCCGTACCGGCCGAGCGTCCACTCTATCCACATGAGCGGGATCCCAAGCAGGAAGAGGGATATGAAATACGGTATCATGAAAGCGCCGCCTCCGTTCGAGGCGGCCTGCACCGGAAATCTCAGGAAGTTCCCTAAACCGACCGCGCTCCCGGCAACGGCCATTATTATACCGAGCCGCGTGCCCCACGCCTGCCGTTTCTTAGCCATAAATATAGAGGCCCTCGTTTTGAATCATTATAAGCTAGAGGACCTTTATTTTCCAATGATTTTTTCCGCCTAAAAGCATGAAGGGCGGCCCATATAATGGTTGTATATCTCGTTCGCGTCAACAAATGTCACATAGAGATCCCGGTTGACATCGGCACGAGCAAGCTGCTTCGGAGTGAGCGTGATCTGTCCGTACCAATATTTATAGACCAGTAACGCGTCGCCCGGCGTGACCTGGCCGTCATCATTCACGTCACCGTCATGTTCATAGGTGAAACATCCGGTGTGTGCGGGGTTGCCTTTTAGCATGGGCCAGGTCATTTTGTCACTAAGACCGGGCGTAGTGTACACGCACAGTTTACTGTCAAAAAACGTCGTCCCGGCTACCTCGGTATCTCCGTCCCCGTCCATATCTCCCAACGCAAGGCCCCCGAAAGAGAAGACGAAATCGTCCGTAAGGGATATGGGCCAACCCTCTACACGCTTTCCGTCATGGTGCCATGCGTACCAGGCATTTATAAAAGACGGGGCGATGAGCTCCAAGTCGGCATCCCCGTCTATGTCCGCTATCAATACTTCAAGGAGCAGAAAATTCACCGCTACCGGCCAGCCGGGCACGATCGTCCCGTCATGATTTACCACTACCAGGCGTTGCCCGTATACGCCCACTCCCCCCTGTACCATGCCATACGGCACCACCACCTCCAGATAGCCGTCTCCGTCAAGGTCACCCACGGAAGGAGCGTTATAGAACGCCAGCACACCGGCTTCCAATTTACTCAGGTCAACCGGCCATCCGCTTACGCAGGTCATATCTTCATTCAACGCTACTATAGAAGCCGGCCTCTCCGATACTATGATCTCGCCTTTAAGGTCACCATCCAGGTCGGCAATTATGGGATCGGCATGATCATAAGTGCCCGGGCGGTGCCCTCTATAGTACAGCCGGTCACCGTAAAGATTATAAACTGAAAGGTAGGTCCTGGATGATACGACGATCTCCAGGTTTGGACTAAGATCGATGTTCCCTACGGCCGGCGTCACATTAGAGATCCCCCGGATAGCTGGCGCCCCGGTCAGTACGTCACCGTTAAAGTTAAATATCTGTATATATGTGGCCAGATTTTTGT contains the following coding sequences:
- a CDS encoding glycosyltransferase family 2 protein, with amino-acid sequence MKRDRSYRRLFEIIPGLMTWTTLISLFVLAIIRPVWVAIFIIIFDLYWAIRVGYLTTLLLFAYRRLGKEKKIDWIERCASLGTVNGMRYEDIYQAILFPIYKEGPEILTPSVRSLIEANYPKKKMIVIFSVEERAGETVWKDAQALKAKFEKEFFAFLLVRHPDNLAGEVKAKGANASWGARALKEFLDPRKVDYESVIMSCFDADTCAEREYFGCLAYHYLTNPKRTHASYQPIPVYNNNIWHARSIARLLELGSSFMQMIETMRLEKFVTFSSHSMSFKTLVKVGYWPVDMISDDSAIYWKCFLHFDGDYSVIPMYVTVSLDVATAKGIIPTIIKQYKQKRRWAWGVENFPYVMTAFMKPNRIPLRRKIRRAFHLLESHYTWAVWAVIITFITPLPLLLGGVLFRQTAIGYNLPSVTAALFRVTAVTLFICMVLSIRLLPPRPKGVRRATYLIMVAQWLLAPLIAATIGSIPAIDAQTRLMLGRYIHFQVTEKFRKRRTGAAGSADQ
- a CDS encoding vitamin B12-dependent ribonucleotide reductase translates to MGKPIDVNSALSENAKKVLEKRYLKRDDSGKPLETPEDMFRRVAKNIATADLYYCNDKETAAKSEEEFFEMMTKLEFLPNSPTLMNAGRDLQQLSACFVLSIEDSMESIFGAIKDTAMIHKSGGGTGFSFSRLRAKNSPVRSTGGVSSGPVSFMKVFNAATQAVKQGGTRRGANMGILRVDHPDILEFISCKENDKEITNFNISIAVTEDFIKKAIRGEEYDLIDPHTKKPISKLNARDVFSLMVKMAWKNGEPGIIFLDRINRYNPTPKAGEIESTNPCGEQPLLPYESCNLGSINLSRMVCDGEVSWNLLGETARKAVHFLDNVIDMNAYPLKRIEDTTKSNRKIGLGVMGFADMLLMLGMRYDSEEAIHLAEKVMKFILDEATRASEDLAAERGAFPNFKGSVYDLPGARPLRNATLTTIAPAGTLSIISNSSSGIEPVFAISYIRNIMDNVKLVEVHPYFREVAEKRGFYSPELMQLIAQKGSIREFDEIPQDVKDVFVTAHDITPVWHIRMQAAFQKYTNNAVSKTVNFPHDASIEDVKEVYMLAYETGCKGVTIYRDRSRDEQVLSKPSAPHGTDKKAAPAKIIPRPRPPVTTGTTSKIATGCGNLYITINEDEQRLPFEVFMSMGKAGGCAMSQLEAIGRLVSLALRSGIEINSIIEQLRGIRCPSPSWEKGGRIFSCSDAIARAVERRIQGIKAGPVQETKAFSYEQSGGPAAPSAAIEQGETRAAGAKDTALKTGNIVGVCPDCGSALWHIEGCMVCKSCGYSKCG
- the gpmA gene encoding 2,3-diphosphoglycerate-dependent phosphoglycerate mutase; its protein translation is MTKLVLLRHGESVWNKENRFTGWTDVDLSDKGLAEAKKAGEVLAKEKFVFDVAFTSVLKRAIRTLWVTLDGMDLMWIPVYNSWRLNERHYGALQGLNKSETAAKYGEAQVLTWRRSYDIRPPALEEKDPRYPGNDPRYRELTAKELPVTECLKDTVERFLPYWQRTIAPVVRSGKRVIIAAHGNSLRALVKYLDNISDEAIVGLNIPTGLPLVYELDERLKPLKSYYLGDPEEVKKAMEAVANQGKAKK
- the hemW gene encoding radical SAM family heme chaperone HemW translates to MTTSLYVHIPFCKRKCIYCDFYSVICDAGLASEYIRTAVARIEGLAGGFSTIYVGGGTPTALDRDPLERLLRALGRKRAGSHSEFTVEANPESINDEKLRILSDCGVNRLSIGVQSFRDRKLKALGRIHSSRAAEDSVMMAARRGFVNLSIDIIFGVWGETAGDWEKDLEKAVSMPVAHISCYALTYEKGTPLFSAVRNGSVNPLEDDAAASMYEFAIDRLAVRGFSQYEISNFAKEGRRCAHNMNYWENGPYVGIGPSAVSYIDGVRSKNIADVGAYIKLSLEGASTAGSSEKLSPEKRARETAALKIRTKDGIDFKWFAEKTGFDLEKFGKKAIADLLEKDLIKYKKTDNVPSGICLKRKGFLFCDTVSSALL